In the Deinococcus ficus genome, one interval contains:
- a CDS encoding M24 family metallopeptidase yields MTQLTRLRDEMRQRGLDALWVSRPANVRYLTGFTSPADGKVLVTQERATLYTDARYTVQAAEESALPQFIARPPATYEHAAADVGRGVVGFEADHLTVAGLEELEAAWPDATLKAAPGLVEELRSCKDDREIEAIRAAQALADRVYAEVRPMIRAGLREADIALEIEQRLRRAGATNAFDVIVASGPRGAMPHGTASDRVMQDGELVTIDMGACLNGYNSDMTRTVAIGTPTDEMRRVYGAVLEAEEAAVQAVKPGARAADLDALARGILERHGLAEAFAHSLGHGVGLMVHEAPGLRGTSEDVLKPGMLVTIEPGAYLPGVGGVRIEDLVLVTEDGYEVLSQAVKETV; encoded by the coding sequence ATGACACAACTCACCCGCCTCCGCGACGAGATGCGCCAGCGCGGCCTGGACGCCCTGTGGGTCAGCCGCCCCGCGAACGTCCGGTACCTGACCGGCTTCACCAGCCCCGCCGACGGGAAGGTCCTCGTGACCCAGGAACGCGCCACGCTGTACACCGACGCGCGGTACACCGTGCAGGCGGCCGAGGAGTCGGCCCTGCCGCAGTTCATCGCCCGGCCGCCCGCCACGTACGAGCACGCCGCCGCGGACGTGGGCCGCGGCGTGGTGGGCTTCGAGGCCGACCACCTGACCGTCGCCGGCCTGGAGGAACTGGAGGCGGCGTGGCCGGACGCCACGCTGAAGGCCGCGCCCGGGCTGGTGGAGGAACTGCGCAGCTGCAAGGACGACCGGGAAATCGAGGCGATCCGCGCCGCGCAGGCCCTGGCCGACCGCGTGTACGCCGAGGTGCGCCCCATGATTCGGGCCGGCCTGCGGGAGGCCGACATCGCCCTGGAGATCGAGCAGCGCCTGCGCCGGGCCGGCGCGACCAACGCCTTCGACGTGATCGTCGCCAGCGGCCCGCGCGGCGCGATGCCGCACGGCACCGCCTCGGACCGCGTGATGCAGGACGGCGAGCTCGTCACCATCGACATGGGCGCCTGCCTGAACGGGTACAACAGCGACATGACCCGCACGGTCGCCATCGGCACGCCCACGGACGAGATGCGCCGAGTGTACGGCGCCGTGCTGGAGGCCGAGGAGGCCGCCGTGCAGGCCGTGAAGCCGGGCGCGCGGGCGGCCGACCTGGACGCCCTGGCGCGCGGCATCCTGGAACGGCACGGGCTGGCCGAGGCGTTCGCGCACTCGCTGGGGCACGGTGTGGGCCTGATGGTGCACGAGGCGCCCGGCCTGCGCGGCACGAGCGAGGACGTCCTGAAGCCCGGCATGCTCGTCACCATCGAGCCCGGCGCGTACCTGCCCGGCGTGGGCGGCGTGCGGATCGAGGACCTCGTGCTGGTCACCGAGGACGGGTATGAGGTGCTGAGCCAGGCGGTCAAGGAGACCGTGTGA
- the trpB gene encoding tryptophan synthase subunit beta, with protein MTFELPQFPLPDGRGRYGRYGGRYVPETLIPALDDLERAYAEARQDPAFLNELQRLLKDFVGRPSGLYLAERLTAHAGGAKIYLKREDQNYTGAHKINNCLAQGLLAVRMGKKRVIAETGAGQHGVASATAAALLGLDCVVYMGEEDIRRQALNVFRMKLLGAEVRPVTSGTGTLKDATNEAIRDWVTNVRESFYILGSVVGPHPYPAMVRDFQSVIGEEVKVQLQALEGRSVPDAIVACVGGGSNAIGIFAPFAYLPEAERPRLIGTEAAGHGVESGLHAASVAGGRVGVLHGAMMYLLNDDEGQIVPPHSISAGLDYPGIGPEHCHYSDAGIASYVPVTDAQAMEALQLCTRLEGIIPALESAHAIYHAVELAAGMRPDQVIVVNLSGRGDKDVAEVMRLLDAAREAAPAGVSA; from the coding sequence ATGACCTTCGAGCTCCCCCAGTTTCCGTTGCCGGACGGACGCGGCCGCTACGGCCGCTACGGTGGCCGGTACGTGCCGGAAACCCTGATTCCCGCTCTTGACGACCTGGAACGTGCCTACGCCGAGGCCCGCCAGGACCCGGCCTTCCTGAACGAACTGCAACGCCTCCTCAAGGACTTCGTGGGCCGGCCCAGCGGCCTGTACCTCGCCGAGCGCCTCACCGCGCACGCCGGCGGCGCGAAGATCTACCTGAAACGCGAGGACCAGAACTACACCGGTGCCCACAAGATCAACAACTGCCTCGCGCAGGGCCTGCTGGCCGTGCGCATGGGCAAGAAGCGCGTGATCGCCGAGACCGGCGCCGGACAGCACGGGGTCGCCAGCGCCACCGCGGCCGCGCTGCTGGGCCTGGACTGCGTGGTGTACATGGGCGAGGAGGACATCCGCCGCCAGGCCCTGAACGTCTTCCGCATGAAGCTCCTGGGCGCCGAGGTCCGGCCCGTGACGAGCGGCACCGGCACCCTGAAGGACGCCACGAACGAGGCGATCCGCGACTGGGTCACGAACGTCCGCGAGTCCTTCTACATCCTGGGCAGCGTGGTCGGCCCGCACCCCTACCCGGCGATGGTCCGCGACTTCCAGAGCGTGATCGGTGAGGAGGTCAAGGTGCAGCTGCAGGCGCTCGAGGGCCGCAGCGTGCCGGACGCCATCGTCGCCTGCGTGGGCGGCGGCAGCAACGCCATCGGCATCTTCGCGCCCTTCGCGTATCTGCCGGAGGCCGAGCGGCCCCGCCTGATCGGCACGGAAGCTGCCGGGCACGGCGTGGAGTCCGGCCTGCACGCCGCGAGCGTCGCGGGCGGGCGGGTGGGCGTGCTGCACGGCGCGATGATGTACCTCCTGAACGACGACGAGGGCCAGATCGTCCCGCCGCACAGCATCAGCGCCGGCCTGGACTACCCCGGCATCGGCCCGGAGCACTGCCACTACAGCGACGCCGGCATTGCGTCGTACGTGCCCGTCACGGACGCGCAGGCCATGGAGGCGCTGCAGCTGTGCACCCGCCTGGAAGGCATCATTCCCGCGCTGGAAAGCGCGCACGCCATCTACCACGCGGTGGAACTGGCGGCCGGCATGCGCCCGGATCAGGTGATCGTGGTGAACCTCAGCGGCCGCGGCGACAAGGACGTGGCCGAGGTGATGCGCCTCCTGGACGCGGCCCGGGAAGCCGCGCCTGCCGGGGTGAGCGCGTGA
- the trpA gene encoding tryptophan synthase subunit alpha: MTGTPVATREGRGVARLQAAFQQAEAEGRAAFIPYMTAGFPDRSRFLEVAATLLERADILEVGIPYSDPLGDGPTIQRASEDALAAGTSTRGTLDLVRELRRTHDTPISVMTYVNPIYAVGPETFMQLAAEAGVDGLILPDLPPDQDIELIDLATRYGLGLTFLIAPTSTPDRVKLVAEACTAFLYAVSVVGVTGAREEAALGEVPEMLALAREHARVPVVVGFGVRDARAAQALAPLVDGVVVGSTFINAIRQGADLRALVHDIADGCRR, encoded by the coding sequence CTGACCGGCACGCCCGTCGCCACCCGCGAGGGCCGGGGCGTGGCCCGCCTGCAGGCGGCCTTCCAGCAGGCCGAGGCCGAGGGCCGCGCGGCCTTCATTCCGTACATGACCGCCGGATTCCCGGACCGCTCGCGGTTCCTGGAGGTGGCCGCCACCCTGCTGGAACGCGCGGACATCCTGGAGGTCGGCATTCCCTACAGCGACCCCCTGGGCGACGGCCCGACCATCCAGCGCGCCAGCGAGGACGCCCTGGCGGCCGGCACCAGCACCCGCGGCACGCTGGACCTCGTCCGGGAGCTGCGGCGCACGCACGATACGCCGATCTCGGTCATGACGTACGTGAACCCCATCTACGCGGTCGGCCCGGAGACGTTCATGCAGCTGGCGGCCGAGGCGGGCGTGGACGGCCTGATCCTGCCGGATCTGCCGCCGGACCAGGACATCGAACTGATCGACCTCGCCACCCGCTACGGCCTGGGCCTGACCTTCCTGATCGCGCCGACCAGCACGCCGGACCGTGTGAAGCTGGTCGCGGAGGCCTGCACCGCCTTCCTGTATGCCGTGAGCGTGGTCGGCGTGACCGGCGCCCGCGAGGAAGCGGCCCTGGGTGAGGTGCCGGAGATGCTGGCCCTGGCGCGTGAGCACGCGCGCGTGCCGGTGGTCGTGGGTTTCGGGGTGCGGGACGCCCGCGCCGCGCAGGCGCTGGCTCCGCTGGTGGACGGCGTGGTGGTGGGCAGCACCTTCATCAACGCGATCCGGCAGGGCGCGGACCTGCGGGCCCTGGTGCACGACATCGCCGACGGCTGCCGCCGCTGA
- the sucC gene encoding ADP-forming succinate--CoA ligase subunit beta — protein MKLHEYQGKELLRHFGVNVQEGKVAYTPQEVKNIAVEYAQPVVVKAQVHVGGRGKAGGVKFSPTAEKAYENGQNILGMDIKGLTVNKVLVTKAVDIDKGHEYYVGMIVDRNVQSYTLMASAEGGMEIEEVAAATPEKIIKYRVDPVKGLQPYEARQIALEAGFKGNLNKIADMMVKMSKAAFERDAVLVEINPLFVGEDGIPVALDTKFEIDDNAMYRHLDLASYREVAEEHPLEVEASQHGFAYVKLDGNVGVLGNGAGIVMTTLDVVNRAGAKPANFLDIGGGAKADVVYNAVKIVSKDPDVKAIFINVFGGITRADEVAKGVIQALEEGILTKPVRMRIAGTAEDEAKALLNEKNSDLIKMYPTMFEAAEVAAQEANAASGKGA, from the coding sequence GTGAAACTTCACGAATACCAGGGTAAGGAACTGCTGCGCCACTTCGGCGTGAACGTTCAGGAAGGCAAGGTCGCCTATACCCCCCAGGAAGTCAAGAACATTGCCGTGGAGTACGCGCAACCCGTCGTCGTCAAGGCCCAGGTGCACGTGGGCGGCCGCGGCAAGGCCGGCGGCGTGAAGTTCAGCCCCACCGCCGAGAAGGCCTACGAGAACGGCCAGAACATCCTCGGCATGGACATCAAGGGCCTGACCGTGAACAAGGTCCTGGTCACCAAGGCCGTGGACATCGACAAGGGCCACGAGTACTACGTGGGCATGATCGTGGACCGCAACGTCCAGTCCTACACCCTGATGGCCTCCGCCGAGGGCGGCATGGAAATCGAGGAAGTGGCCGCCGCCACCCCCGAGAAGATCATCAAGTACCGCGTGGACCCCGTGAAGGGCCTCCAGCCCTACGAGGCGCGCCAGATCGCACTGGAAGCCGGCTTCAAGGGCAACCTGAACAAGATCGCCGACATGATGGTCAAGATGAGCAAGGCCGCCTTCGAGCGCGACGCCGTGCTCGTGGAGATCAACCCCCTGTTCGTCGGTGAGGACGGCATCCCCGTCGCGCTGGACACCAAGTTCGAGATCGACGACAACGCCATGTACCGCCACCTGGACCTCGCCAGCTACCGCGAGGTCGCCGAGGAGCACCCCCTCGAGGTTGAGGCCAGCCAGCACGGCTTCGCGTACGTGAAGCTCGACGGGAACGTCGGCGTGCTCGGCAACGGCGCCGGCATCGTGATGACCACCCTGGACGTCGTGAACCGCGCCGGCGCCAAGCCCGCGAACTTCCTCGACATCGGCGGCGGCGCCAAGGCCGACGTGGTGTACAACGCCGTGAAAATCGTCAGCAAGGACCCGGACGTCAAGGCCATCTTCATCAACGTGTTCGGCGGCATCACCCGCGCCGACGAGGTGGCCAAGGGCGTCATCCAGGCCCTGGAAGAAGGCATCCTGACCAAGCCGGTGCGCATGCGCATCGCCGGGACCGCCGAGGACGAAGCCAAGGCGCTGCTGAACGAGAAGAACAGCGACCTGATCAAGATGTACCCCACCATGTTCGAGGCCGCGGAAGTCGCCGCGCAGGAAGCCAACGCCGCCAGCGGGAAGGGAGCCTGA
- the pepF gene encoding oligoendopeptidase F translates to MTIQSVKALPARADVPREETWDIEALYATPDAWQAEADALPAAIQAMSAYAGTLGQSPERLLAYLTAADDLELRLTRLMSYASMSASVDGRDPVAAARRDVTSGLLAEYGSLTAFARPELLALDSLEGWLERPELKDHRVRLSRLIRNRPHVRSPEVEELLGAVQAPFASERGIHPALANMDLQFGSAGGEKITQGNVERLTTDPDREVRRAAWEGYADAHLALKHSQAAMYATNVRQGVFMARARRYPDAITASLAPDNIPVGVVTTLLDTYRAHTPIWHRYWRVRREWLGLPELREYDVKAPLVGTRPVSYAQAVEWIQDGLQPLGEEYIQEMRKGLTSDRWVDYAANDGKRQGAYSNGGGRVKPYIFMTWNGTMSSYSTLAHEIGHSMHSLLSQREHPHSVPRYTLFHAEVASNFNQAMSRANLLRRAGDTDLEIQVIEEALGNFHRYFFIMPTLAAFEMEVYERVQAGRPVSAPDLIALTADLLAQGYGDGVQMDRERSGIMWAQFSTHLYANFYAYQYATGISAAHQLLAQFDADPDGARERYLAFLRSGGSLDPIDALREAGVDMLSPEPVEATFRTLAGYVDRLEELLRARTTH, encoded by the coding sequence GTGACCATTCAATCCGTGAAGGCCCTGCCGGCCCGTGCCGACGTTCCCCGCGAGGAAACCTGGGACATCGAAGCCCTGTACGCCACCCCGGATGCCTGGCAGGCGGAGGCTGACGCCCTGCCGGCCGCCATTCAGGCGATGAGCGCCTACGCGGGCACGCTGGGGCAGTCCCCGGAGCGCCTGCTGGCGTACCTGACGGCCGCCGACGACCTGGAGCTGCGCCTGACCCGGCTGATGTCGTACGCGAGCATGAGCGCCAGCGTGGACGGCCGTGACCCGGTGGCGGCCGCGCGGCGGGACGTGACCAGCGGCCTGCTGGCCGAGTACGGCAGCCTCACGGCCTTCGCCCGGCCGGAACTGCTGGCGCTGGATTCGCTGGAGGGCTGGCTGGAGCGGCCGGAGCTGAAGGACCACCGGGTGCGGCTGTCGCGGCTGATCCGCAACCGGCCGCATGTCCGCTCGCCGGAGGTGGAGGAACTGCTGGGTGCGGTGCAGGCGCCCTTTGCCAGCGAGCGCGGCATTCACCCGGCGCTGGCGAACATGGACCTGCAGTTCGGGTCGGCGGGCGGGGAGAAGATCACGCAGGGGAACGTGGAGCGCCTGACCACCGATCCGGACCGGGAGGTGCGCCGCGCGGCCTGGGAAGGGTACGCGGACGCGCACCTGGCGCTGAAGCACTCGCAGGCCGCGATGTACGCCACGAACGTGCGCCAGGGCGTGTTCATGGCGCGGGCGCGGCGGTACCCGGACGCGATCACGGCGTCGCTGGCACCGGACAACATACCGGTGGGCGTGGTGACGACCCTGCTGGACACCTACCGGGCGCACACGCCGATCTGGCACCGGTACTGGCGGGTGCGCCGGGAGTGGCTGGGCCTGCCGGAGCTGCGCGAGTACGACGTGAAGGCGCCGCTGGTGGGCACGCGGCCGGTGTCGTACGCGCAGGCGGTGGAGTGGATCCAGGATGGCCTCCAGCCCCTCGGCGAAGAATATATCCAAGAAATGCGGAAGGGTCTCACCAGCGACCGCTGGGTGGACTATGCCGCCAACGACGGCAAACGCCAGGGCGCCTACAGCAACGGCGGCGGCCGCGTGAAGCCCTACATCTTCATGACCTGGAACGGCACCATGAGCAGCTACAGCACCCTGGCCCACGAGATCGGCCACAGCATGCACAGCCTGCTCTCCCAGCGCGAGCACCCCCACAGCGTGCCCCGCTACACCCTGTTCCACGCGGAGGTCGCCAGCAACTTCAACCAGGCGATGAGCCGCGCCAACCTGCTGCGCCGCGCCGGCGACACCGACCTGGAAATTCAGGTGATCGAGGAGGCGCTGGGCAACTTCCACCGCTACTTCTTCATCATGCCCACCCTGGCCGCCTTCGAGATGGAGGTGTACGAACGCGTGCAGGCCGGCCGGCCCGTGAGCGCGCCGGACCTGATCGCCCTGACCGCCGACCTGCTCGCCCAGGGCTACGGCGACGGCGTGCAGATGGACCGCGAGCGCAGCGGCATCATGTGGGCGCAGTTCAGCACGCACCTGTACGCGAACTTCTACGCCTACCAGTACGCGACCGGCATCAGCGCCGCCCACCAGCTGCTCGCGCAGTTCGACGCCGACCCGGACGGCGCCCGCGAGCGGTACCTGGCGTTCCTGCGTTCCGGCGGGAGCCTGGACCCCATCGACGCGCTGCGCGAGGCCGGTGTGGACATGCTCAGCCCCGAGCCGGTCGAGGCGACCTTCCGCACGCTCGCCGGGTACGTGGACCGCCTGGAGGAGCTGCTGCGCGCCCGCACCACGCATTGA
- a CDS encoding septal ring lytic transglycosylase RlpA family protein, producing MAAGARLVLLAAALLGSAGADRSYTIQRGDTLWSLARVSGVSVAQLQAMNGGPGFQLRAGEVMRLPDGRGGAGAAAPPALLPRAAPSTAARVFQRGQAVYYGGRRDARTAMTAAHLSLPFGTWVRVTHQRTGRSVVVLINDRGPFGVPSRVIDLSTAAARQLGILGEGVAPVTLSLMR from the coding sequence ATGGCCGCGGGGGCCCGGCTGGTCCTGCTGGCCGCGGCGCTCCTGGGTTCGGCCGGCGCGGACCGCAGTTACACCATCCAGCGCGGCGACACCCTGTGGTCCCTGGCGCGTGTCAGCGGGGTGAGCGTGGCGCAGCTTCAGGCGATGAACGGCGGGCCGGGCTTCCAGTTGCGCGCCGGGGAGGTCATGCGCCTGCCCGACGGGAGGGGTGGCGCCGGGGCGGCCGCGCCGCCGGCCCTGCTGCCCCGCGCGGCCCCCTCCACCGCCGCGCGGGTGTTCCAGCGCGGGCAGGCGGTGTACTACGGGGGCCGGCGGGACGCGCGGACTGCCATGACGGCCGCGCACCTGTCCCTGCCGTTCGGGACGTGGGTCCGGGTCACCCACCAGCGCACGGGGCGCAGCGTGGTCGTGCTGATCAACGACCGCGGGCCGTTCGGGGTGCCGTCCCGGGTGATCGACCTGTCCACGGCGGCCGCGCGGCAGCTGGGCATCCTGGGCGAAGGTGTGGCGCCGGTGACATTGAGTTTGATGCGCTGA
- a CDS encoding diguanylate cyclase, whose protein sequence is MSLRRLLYSTQLPFWLLLLLAFVLLGRALNARVDATRQVDSTRVEIAQVNRVMQQVVDMETGVRGYLLTADASFLEPYDAAVASLPGDLARLRAVDALEKEKGTAQEGQTERLDRITTLISRWQMEVAGPELAAARRGDRGAAVAIVRTRTGKKIIDAVRTEITAYTDAENALLSRSLRTADARLSELRTALYGLLGLALIAGIVSISAGASILSRHFEALTGAARRLSGGERGVQVREGGPAETRELAAAFNRMSEELTHATEAARTHALELEDRNRSMRQLGDLSDWMQAARSLDEGGQILARALPELLPGTRGTLLHHNASRNLLVPLVSWGGDVQRPGSPEHCWALRRGETRRPGSMPYAPPCLNGEECASVCVPLFSHGETLGILRMTPAAEGAADLDPAVDRALPGVARQVALALASLRLQDRLLQLSIRDPLTGLYNRRHLEDELALHFVNGVSGTAPVSLIALDVDHFKRLNDTFGHEAGDAALVRLAAALSDLAPAGSTPARPGGEEFALLLPGHDLASATALAETLREHVAEWTLSHAGIALGRVTVSLGVAQVDRLMTGPDALVRAADEALYAAKRAGRNRVVQAGEAPWTLPEALPAH, encoded by the coding sequence ATGAGCCTGCGGCGCCTGCTGTACTCCACTCAACTGCCGTTCTGGCTGCTGCTATTGCTGGCCTTCGTGCTGCTGGGACGAGCACTGAACGCCCGCGTGGACGCCACCCGGCAGGTGGACAGCACCCGCGTGGAGATCGCGCAGGTCAACCGCGTCATGCAGCAGGTCGTGGACATGGAAACCGGCGTGCGCGGGTACCTGCTCACCGCCGACGCGAGCTTCCTGGAGCCGTATGACGCCGCGGTCGCCAGCCTGCCCGGCGACCTCGCGCGGCTGCGCGCGGTGGACGCGCTGGAAAAGGAGAAGGGCACCGCTCAGGAAGGCCAGACCGAACGTCTGGACCGGATCACCACCCTGATTTCCCGCTGGCAGATGGAGGTCGCCGGACCGGAACTCGCCGCCGCCCGCCGCGGGGACCGGGGTGCGGCCGTGGCCATCGTGCGCACCCGCACCGGCAAGAAGATCATCGATGCCGTCCGGACGGAGATCACCGCCTACACCGACGCCGAGAACGCGCTCCTCAGCCGCAGCCTGCGCACCGCCGACGCGCGGCTCTCGGAGCTGCGCACGGCCCTGTACGGCCTGCTGGGCCTCGCGCTGATCGCCGGGATCGTGTCCATCTCGGCGGGCGCGTCGATCCTCTCCCGGCATTTCGAGGCCCTGACGGGCGCGGCCCGGCGCCTCAGCGGCGGCGAGCGGGGCGTGCAGGTCCGGGAGGGCGGCCCGGCCGAGACCCGGGAACTCGCGGCGGCGTTCAACCGCATGAGTGAGGAACTCACCCACGCCACGGAGGCCGCCCGCACGCACGCGCTGGAATTGGAGGACCGCAACCGCAGCATGCGGCAGCTCGGGGACCTGAGTGACTGGATGCAGGCCGCGCGCAGCCTGGACGAGGGCGGCCAGATTCTCGCGCGGGCCCTGCCGGAACTGCTGCCCGGCACACGCGGCACGCTGCTGCACCACAACGCGTCCCGGAACCTGCTGGTGCCGCTGGTGTCGTGGGGCGGGGACGTGCAGCGGCCCGGGTCGCCGGAGCACTGCTGGGCGCTGCGCCGCGGGGAGACCCGCCGGCCGGGCAGCATGCCGTACGCGCCCCCCTGCCTGAACGGCGAGGAGTGCGCGTCGGTGTGCGTGCCGCTGTTCTCGCACGGGGAGACGCTGGGCATCCTGCGCATGACCCCGGCGGCCGAGGGCGCGGCCGACCTGGACCCGGCCGTGGACCGCGCCCTGCCCGGCGTGGCCCGGCAGGTGGCGCTGGCCCTGGCGAGCCTGAGGCTGCAGGACCGGCTGCTGCAGCTGTCCATCCGCGACCCCCTGACGGGCCTGTACAACCGCCGGCACCTGGAGGACGAACTGGCGCTGCACTTCGTGAACGGCGTGAGCGGCACGGCGCCCGTCAGCCTGATCGCGCTGGACGTGGACCACTTCAAGCGCCTGAACGACACCTTCGGACACGAGGCCGGGGACGCGGCCCTGGTGCGGCTCGCGGCGGCGCTGTCGGACCTCGCCCCGGCCGGCAGCACGCCGGCCCGGCCGGGCGGGGAGGAGTTCGCGCTCCTGCTGCCCGGGCACGACCTCGCCTCCGCCACGGCGCTGGCCGAGACGCTGCGTGAGCATGTGGCCGAGTGGACCCTCAGCCACGCCGGGATCGCGCTGGGCCGCGTGACGGTGTCACTGGGCGTGGCGCAGGTGGACCGCCTGATGACCGGCCCGGACGCCCTGGTGCGCGCGGCGGACGAGGCGCTGTACGCCGCGAAACGCGCGGGCCGCAACCGCGTGGTGCAGGCCGGGGAGGCCCCCTGGACCCTGCCGGAGGCGCTGCCCGCCCACTGA
- the sucD gene encoding succinate--CoA ligase subunit alpha, with amino-acid sequence MGILVNKDSKVIVQGMTGSEGAKHSRAMKEFGTQVVAGVTPGKGGQTFEDWPIYNSVAEAKAKHGADVSIIFVPPAGAADAVLEAAHAGIPLIVLITEGVPTVDMMRAVQQVKELDQLSRAQGGKGIRLIGGNCPGLVTNGECKVGIMPNRIYTNKGRIGLISRSGTLTYEAAKLLNDAGMGTSTTVGIGGDPVIGTTFADVLPMFEEDPDTDAIIVIGEIGGADEEAAAEYIAQNMKKPVVAFISGRSAPKGKRMGHAGAIIMGDVGTPESKLAAFKAANVPVADTMPEIIDMVKAALNK; translated from the coding sequence ATGGGCATTCTGGTTAACAAGGACAGCAAAGTCATCGTGCAGGGCATGACCGGCTCCGAAGGCGCCAAGCACAGCCGCGCCATGAAGGAGTTCGGCACGCAGGTCGTCGCCGGCGTCACGCCCGGCAAGGGCGGCCAGACCTTCGAGGACTGGCCCATCTACAACAGCGTCGCCGAGGCCAAGGCCAAGCACGGCGCCGACGTCAGCATCATCTTCGTGCCGCCCGCCGGCGCCGCCGACGCCGTGCTGGAAGCCGCGCACGCCGGCATCCCCCTGATCGTCCTCATCACCGAAGGCGTGCCCACCGTGGACATGATGCGCGCCGTGCAGCAGGTCAAGGAACTCGACCAGCTCAGCCGCGCCCAGGGCGGCAAGGGCATCCGCCTGATCGGCGGGAACTGCCCTGGCCTGGTCACCAACGGGGAATGCAAGGTGGGCATCATGCCCAACCGCATCTACACCAACAAGGGCCGCATCGGCCTGATCAGCCGCAGCGGCACCCTGACCTACGAGGCCGCCAAGCTGCTGAACGACGCCGGCATGGGCACCAGCACCACCGTCGGCATCGGCGGTGACCCCGTGATCGGCACCACCTTCGCCGACGTGCTCCCCATGTTCGAGGAGGACCCGGACACCGACGCGATCATCGTGATCGGCGAGATCGGCGGCGCCGACGAGGAAGCCGCCGCGGAGTACATCGCCCAGAACATGAAGAAGCCTGTCGTGGCCTTCATTTCCGGCCGCAGCGCCCCCAAGGGCAAGCGCATGGGTCACGCCGGCGCGATCATCATGGGGGACGTGGGCACGCCCGAAAGCAAGCTCGCCGCCTTCAAGGCCGCGAACGTGCCTGTGGCCGACACCA